The window TCTCACTTGTCAGGCCGTAGGTCTTTTCCAGATACAGGCGGATATATTTCATATCCGTGTCGGTCATGGCCTTGCTGCCGGTTCTGCGTTTCCTGCCGATGGGCTTTAGAAGGTCAATGCGCTCGGTCAGGAGATTTTTCGCCACCGCCCCGGAAAGTTCGGGGTCGTGCTGGAACACGGTCAGGCAGTTTTGAATACTATTCCGCACGCCGCCTTTCTCGGTGCTTTCCAGCATGGCCTTTACTTCCTCAACACTCCGGGGCGGCGGGGCTTCTTGTATGGTCTGTTCTACGGCCTGCCGCAGTTCGGGCGGCAAAGTCTGCCATTCTCCGCTCAAGGTTCCTCACTTCCTTTCCGTAGCTGGCAATCAGGGCAGCCCGTTCCTCCATATCGGAGAACAGCAGCACATCCAGCAGATATTCCACATGGGATTGTTTCTGCAAGGCTTCCACGAAAAGCGGGTGCCATGCTTCCTCCGGCGTCTTGGGGGCATAGTCCCGCTTCCAGCGGCGCAGCAGATTGTGATAGTCGGACAGTACCCGGAAGCAGTAGCGCTCCATGCGCTTGAATTGCTGTTCCGGGCTTTCCTGCCTTTGTCTTGGCTTCGGGCGGTGGCTCCTGCTTGGCGGCTCCCT of the Luxibacter massiliensis genome contains:
- a CDS encoding CHC2 zinc finger domain-containing protein: MNVFEAVKQSVTTRQAAEHYGVRVGRNGMCVCPFHDDKNPSMKVDRRFHCFGCQADGDVIDFVSRLENVSPKEAALMLAQDFSIPYEDREPPSRSHRPKPRQRQESPEQQFKRMERYCFRVLSDYHNLLRRWKRDYAPKTPEEAWHPLFVEALQKQSHVEYLLDVLLFSDMEERAALIASYGKEVRNLERRMADFAARTAAGRRTDHTRSPAAPEC